From Saccharothrix espanaensis DSM 44229, the proteins below share one genomic window:
- a CDS encoding YbaB/EbfC family nucleoid-associated protein, with protein sequence MGFEEDDEHDRPPPTGLPPASQHPAEPLSGHADGVTVTVDEAAEIRDVSLDRGWRRLVDPRRLGDATLAAANEATMRALAKQVEQPPESPDAPAPPPYRPITPQDAVRLLDEVAADLTAFTRRLAEATGPVSVESQGGHVHGTSHGGRVTALKVDPQWVNQARDSELIAELREVLAGLRVRSAPAHLAAGPDSPAIAELNALARDPHTLLRGLGLLP encoded by the coding sequence TTGGGTTTCGAGGAGGACGACGAGCACGACCGTCCACCGCCGACCGGCCTACCACCGGCCTCCCAGCACCCGGCAGAACCGCTCAGCGGCCACGCGGACGGCGTGACCGTCACCGTGGATGAAGCCGCCGAAATCCGCGATGTCTCGCTGGACCGGGGTTGGCGGCGGCTGGTGGACCCGCGCCGGCTCGGCGACGCCACGCTGGCCGCTGCGAACGAAGCCACCATGCGCGCCCTGGCCAAACAGGTCGAGCAGCCACCCGAGAGCCCGGACGCACCGGCACCGCCGCCGTACCGCCCCATCACCCCACAGGACGCCGTGCGGCTGCTGGACGAGGTCGCGGCGGACCTCACCGCGTTCACCCGTCGCCTCGCCGAGGCGACCGGTCCGGTGTCCGTCGAAAGCCAAGGCGGCCACGTACATGGCACCTCCCACGGCGGCCGGGTCACGGCCTTGAAGGTCGACCCGCAGTGGGTGAACCAGGCACGTGATTCCGAGTTGATCGCCGAACTGCGGGAAGTGCTCGCCGGATTGCGCGTTCGCAGCGCGCCCGCGCACCTCGCCGCCGGACCGGACAGCCCCGCGATCGCCGAACTCAACGCGCTGGCGCGCGACCCGCACACCCTGTTACGCGGATTGGGGCTGCTGCCATGA